GCAGCCAATCGACGGATAGCCCTGGTCGTGCAGCGGGTTGTAGGGAATGCCGAGGGCGCGGATCACGCCCCAGACATCCGCCTCGCTCCACTCGGCCAGCGGGTTGAACTTGTACAGGCCGAAGGTCGGATCGTGCTCTTCCAGGTGCAGCTCGCCGCGCGTGGTCGATTGCGCCCGCCGCTGGCCGGTGATCCAGGCGCCGCGTCCGGCCAGCGCGCGCTTGAGCGGCTCGACCTTGCGGATCTGGCAACAGGCCTTGCGCAGCTCGACGCTTTCGTAGAAGGCATAGGCGCCGTGCTCGGCCACGTGGCGCTCGACCGCGCCGGCCTCGGGCCGGTACACGGTGACTGCGCGTCCGTAGCGCTCGCGCACCGCGTCCAGCACGCCCAGGGTTTCAGCGTGCAGCCGGCCGGTGTCGAGCGTGAAGACCTCCAGGTCCAGGCCGGTGCCGTAGATGGCATGCGTCAGCACCATGTCCTCGGCCGCCAGGGACGAGGCCAGCGCGGCGTCGGGATGGCGCTGGCGCGCGTCCGCCAGGCGCGCGACCAGTTCGTGCCAGCGCGCCGCGAGGACCGGCTCCAGGCCGGCGGCGAGATCGGCGGCCGTCATGCCTGCACCGCGAAGACACGCGCCCGGCGCGGGCGGGCCAGCAGGATGTCGCCATCGCGCAACGCCAGTTCGCGATACAGGTGCTCGGGCACCTCGGCTTCGATCACGGCGTCGGAATCCTCGCTGGCCAGTTCCAGGTACGCGCTGGGTCCGGCCAGATAGGCATGGGACAGGCGCACCGGGATGCCCGCGCCGCCCTCCCGATAGCGCTCGATGTCGAATTCGTGCGGCCGCACATAGGCGGTGGCGCGCTGCGACTCGGCCTGCGCCAGCTCGGGTGCAGGCAACGACAGGCCCGCCCCTTCCCAGACGCCGCGGGTGGCCACGCCTTGCAACTGGTTGACGTCGCCCAGGAAGCCATAGACGAACGGCGTGGCCGGCCCTTCCCAGACCTCGCGCGGGGTGCCGACCTGCTCGATCCTGCCGGCATTCATCAGCACCACGCGGTCGGCCACTTCCAGCGCCTCTTCCTGGTCGTGGGTGACGAACACGCTGGCCACGTTCAGCTCGTCATGCAGGCGGCGCAGCCAGCGCCGCAGTTCCTTGCGCACCTTGGCGTCGAGCGCGCCGAACGGCTCGTCCAGCAGCAGCACCCGCGGCTCCACCGCCAGCGCGCGCGCCAGGGCGATGCGCTGGCGCTGGCCGCCCGACAGCTGCGCCGGATAGCGATCCGCCAGCCAGTCCAGCTGCACCAGGTTCAGCAGGTCGTGCACCTTGCGCCGGATCAGGTCTTCGGACGGCCGCTGCGAGCGATGCTTGACGCGCAGCCCGAAGGCGACGTTCTCGAACACCGTCATGTGCTTGAACAGCGCGTAGTGCTGGAACACGAAACCGACCTGGCGCTGGCGCACGTCGACCGCGGTGGCGTCCTCGCCGGCGAACAGCACGCTGCCCGTATCGGCCGACTCCAGCCCCGCGATGATGCGCAGCAATGTGGTCTTGCCACAGCCCGAAGGCCCCAGCAGCGCCACCAGCTCGCCCGTCTCGATGTGCAGCGATACGTCGTTGAGCGCGCGGAACTGGCCGAAGCGCTTGGATAGATTGCGAACCTCGATACTCATGCTTGTCTCCGTCTGGCCGGCCGCGTCAGGCGACGGCCGGCTTGATGGCCACCGCGGGCCCGGGATACTCGACCGGCAATTCCGCCGCCTTCAGATAACGCGCGTTGCGCCACTCGACCACGTTCTTGGCCACCAGCGTCACCAACGCCAGCAGCGCCAGCAGCGAAGCCACCGCGAACGCCGCCGAATACTGGTATTCGTTGTAGAGAATCTCCACATGCAGGGTCATGGTGTTGGTCAGGCCGCGGATCTGGCCCGACACCACCGAGACCGCGCCGAACTCGCCCATGGCGCGCGCATTGCAGAGGATGGCGCCGTACAGCAGACCCCACTTGATGTTGGGCAGCGTCACGCGCCAGAAGATCTGCCAGCCGCTCGCGCCCAGCGTCAGCGCGGCCTGCTCTTCCTCGCTGCCCTGCGCCTGCATCAGGGGGATCAGCTCGCGCGCCACGAACGGAAAGGTCACGAACAGCGAGGCCAGGATGATGCCGGGCACGGCGTAGACGATCTTGAAGTCATGGTCCTGCAACCAGCCGCCGAACCAGCCCTGCGTGCCGAACAGCAGCACGAACACCAGGCCGGCCACCACCGGCGACACCGAGAACGGCAGGTCGATCAGCGTGATAAGGAACTGCTTGCCGCGGAACTGGAACTTGGTGATGGCCCAGGCCGCGGCCACGCCGAACACCAGGTTCACCGGCAGCGCGATCGCGGCCACCAGCAGCGTCAGGCGGATCGCGGCCAGCGCGTCGGGCTCGACGATCGCTTCCAGGTAGAGCGCCCAGCCCTTGCGGAAGGCCTCGTAGAACACGGCGGCCAGCGGCACCAGCAGGAACAGCGCCAGGAAGCCCAGCGCCAGGAACAACAGGATGCCGCGCACCCAGCGCGGCTCGGTCAGGTGGGCCGGACGGTCAGCAAAGCTCATGCCTGTCTCCCGAGGCCGCGACGGGCCTGCCAGCCCTGCAGCAGATTGATGATGAGGAGCAGCACGAACGACAGCACCAGCATCACGGTGGCGATGGCGGCGGCGCCGGCATAGTCGAACTGCTCCAGCTTGGCGATGATGAGCAGCGGCGTGATCTCGGACACCATCGGCATGTTGCCGGCGATGAACACCACCGAACCGTATTCACCCACGGCGCGGGCGAAGGCCAGCGCGAAGCCGGTCATCAGCGCCGGCAGGATGGTCGGCAGCAGCACGCGGCGGATGGTCTGCCAGCGGTCGGCGCCGAGACTGGCCGCGGCTTCCTCGATCTCGCGCTCGACGTCCTCCAGCACCGGCTGCACCGTGCGCACCACGAACGGCACGCCGATGAAGATCAGCGCGATCACGATGCCCAGCGGCGTGAACGCCACCTTCAGGCCGAACCAGTTGGCCAGCGGCGCGCCCAGCCAGCCCTTTTCCGCGTACAGCGCGGTCAGCGCGATGCCGGCCACGGCGGTGGGCAGCGCGAACGGCAGGTCCACCAGCGCGTCCAGGATTTTCTTGCCGGGAAAGCGGTAGCGCACCAGCACCCAGGCCACGATGGTGCCGAACACCAGGTTCACCAGCGCCGCCAGCAGCGAGGCGCCAAAGGTGAGTTGATACGACGCCAGCACCCGTGGCGCCGTCACCGCATCCCAGAAGCCCTGCCAGCCCAGCGACGCGCTCTTGATCGGCAGCGCCGCCAGGGGAATCAACACGAGCACGCTCAGGTACAGCACCGCGTAGCCCATGGAAATGCCGAAACCGGGCAGCACGCCCGGGCTGTTGCGCCGAACGGCAAAAGGCGCCTGCGCGCCCTTTGCCGTCGGAATCGAGGCTGAAGTCATGGCCGTCGTCCGCTGGTTGTCCGCTTACTTCTTCTGCGGCTGGTAGATCTGGTCGAAGGTGCCGCCGTCGCTGAAGTGGTCCTTCTGCGCCTTGCGCCAGCCGCCGAAGATCTTGTCGTCGATGGTCACGAGCTTGACCTTGGGGAATTTGCTTTCGTACTTGGCGGCCACTGTCTTGTCGATCGGCCGGTAGTAGTTCTTGGCGATGATTTCCTGGGCCGTCGGGGTGTAGAGGAATTCCAGGTAGGCCTGGGCCGCGGCGCGGGTGCCCTTCTTGTCGACGATCTTGTCGACGATGGCCACGGGCGGCTCGGCCAGGATCGACAGCGACGGCACCACGATGTCGAACTTGTCCGGACCCAGTTCCTCGAGCGCCAGGAAGGCTTCGTTTTCCCAGGCCAGCAGCACATCGCCCACGCCGCGCTCGACGAAGGTGGTGGTGGCGCCGCGGGCGCCGGTATCCAGCACCGGCACGTGCTTGAGCAGCTCGCCGACGTAGGCGCGCGCCTTGTCTTCGCTGCCGCCGTTCTTCTCCAGCGCATAGGCCCACGCCGCCAGGTAGTTCCAGCGCGCGCCGCCCGAGGTCTTCGGGTTGGGCGTGATCACCTGCACGCCATCCTTGACCAGGTCATCCCAGTCCTTGATGTGCTTGGGATTGCCCTTGCGCACCAGGAACACGATGGTCGAGGTGTAGGGCGAGCTGTTCTGCGGCAGACGCGCCTGCCAGTTCTCGGGCAAGAGGCCGCGGTCGGCGATGGCGTCGATGTCATAGGCCAGCGCCAGCGTCACCACGTCGGCTTCCAGGCCGTCGATGACCGAGCGCGCCTGGCGGCCGGAACCGCCGTGCGACTGGCGGATGGTGAGGTCCACCCCGGCCTTTTCCTTGTACTGCTTGATGAAGGCGTCATCGATGGCGCGGTACAGCTCGCGCGTCGGGTCGTAGGACACGTTCAACAGCGTCTGCTTCTGCTGCGCCTGCGCCGGCGCGATCGCGGCGAGAGACATCGTTACCGCGGCCAAGGCGGCCAACCATCCGGCTTTCCTGAAAGACATTCCTTGCTCCCTTCCCGTGTTTGGCAATGTGGAAGCAAGTGTGCCGGCGGCCTGTTCTGAACGGAACGAATCATTCTTTGATTGCTCATCGCTCCCAGGCATATAGCGCGGTGACCGCGCGATGTGAAAAAGCCGCGCATTCCCAGGGAATGCGCGGCTTTGCGGGCGGTTTCGCGGCACCATCCGGCAAGGCGGCGCGGGCCGCCTTGTGCACGGATTTCTTATTTACTTATTCGGCTGGGGCGTAATGCGCAGGTACGGGCGCACCGCCTTGTAACCCTTGGGGAACTTCTGCTTGATCACGGCTTCGTCCTGCAGCGACGGCACGATGATGACATCGTCGCCGTCTTCCCAGTTGACCGGCGTGGCCACGCTGTGGCTGTCGGTCAGCTGCAGCGAATCGATGACGCGCAGGATCTCGTTGAAGTTACGGCCGGTGCTGGCCGGATACGTGATGATCAGGCGCACCTTCTTGTTCGGGTCGATGATGAAGACCGAGCGCACCGTCAGCGTGGCGTTGGCGTTCGGATGGATCATGTCGTACAGCTCGGACACCTTGCGGTCCTTGTCGGCCAGGATCGGGAAGTTGACCTTGGTCGACTGGGTGTCGTTGATGTCCTCGATCCACTTGCTGTGCGAATCGGTGCCATCCACCGACAGCGCCAGCACCTTCACATTGCGCTTGGCGAACTCGTCGGCCAGCTTGGCGGTGTAGCCCAGCTCGGTGGTGCAGACAGGGGTGAAATCGGCAGGATGCGAGAACAGCACTCCCCAGCTATTGCCCAGATACTCGTGGAAACGAATCGGGCCGGCCGAGGATTCCTGTTCGAAATCGGGCGCGGTGTCGCCCAGGCGTAGATGACTCATGGTGTCTCCTGCTTGCGGATTCAGGTTACGGAATCGACCGGCCGCCACGTCCGGCGGCCGGCTGGAAAAACGTCTCGGTGGCGGCCTGTGCCGCCCCTCGAAACGATTCTTCCATCAAACCTGTTGCAGGGGAAATACGCAAGACATATAACCTTATGCAATATTCGCGGCGGCGCCGCAGGCGTCGGCCACCACCCCGGCGCGCACCGCCACCGACAGCGCCAGGGCGCGCGGCAGGATATGGGCGGCGTAGAACAATCCGGTCGCCAGCTTCTCGCGGTGGAACGGATCGGTCGACCCCGCGGCCAGTCGCCGGCGGCACACCAGCACCGCGCGCGCCATCTGCCAGCCGCCATGCACCACGCCGGCCAGCATCAGGTACGGCACGCTGCTGGAATAGACCGCGCGGATGTTCGCCGCCGATTGCTCCAGGATGAACTCCACCCCGGCCTCATAGGCCTGGATCGCGCTGTCGAGGTTGTCGCGCAGCAGGCGCAGGCCGTCGCGCTCGGACGCGGCGGCGCGCGAGGACTCGGCCTCGACTGCGCGCAGCGTCTCGCGCATGGCGGCGATGGCGGCGTAGGCGGTGGCGCCGGCGTCTCGCTGGGTCTTGCGGCTGACCAGGTCGTTGGCCTGGATCGCGGTGGTGCCCTCGTAGATCGGCAGGATGCGGGCGTCGCGGTAGTACTGCGCCGCCCCGGTTTCCTCGATGTAGCCCATGCCGCCGTGCACCTGCACGCCGAGCGAGGCCACTTCCACGGCGGATTCGGTCGAGAAGCCCTTCACGACCGGCACCATGTATTCATAGAAGGCGCGGTTGCGGGCGCGCTGTTCGGGGTCGGGATGATGCGTGCCCTTGTCGTGCGCGGCGGCCGTCACATAGGACACGGCGCGCGCGGCCTCGGTCAGCGCCTTCATGGTCAGCAGCATGCGCTGCACGTCC
The window above is part of the Achromobacter deleyi genome. Proteins encoded here:
- a CDS encoding phosphoadenylyl-sulfate reductase; translation: MTAADLAAGLEPVLAARWHELVARLADARQRHPDAALASSLAAEDMVLTHAIYGTGLDLEVFTLDTGRLHAETLGVLDAVRERYGRAVTVYRPEAGAVERHVAEHGAYAFYESVELRKACCQIRKVEPLKRALAGRGAWITGQRRAQSTTRGELHLEEHDPTFGLYKFNPLAEWSEADVWGVIRALGIPYNPLHDQGYPSIGCEPCTRAIRPGEDLRAGRWWWESSDSKECGLHAGNRVIGIVAETTRA
- a CDS encoding sulfate/molybdate ABC transporter ATP-binding protein → MSIEVRNLSKRFGQFRALNDVSLHIETGELVALLGPSGCGKTTLLRIIAGLESADTGSVLFAGEDATAVDVRQRQVGFVFQHYALFKHMTVFENVAFGLRVKHRSQRPSEDLIRRKVHDLLNLVQLDWLADRYPAQLSGGQRQRIALARALAVEPRVLLLDEPFGALDAKVRKELRRWLRRLHDELNVASVFVTHDQEEALEVADRVVLMNAGRIEQVGTPREVWEGPATPFVYGFLGDVNQLQGVATRGVWEGAGLSLPAPELAQAESQRATAYVRPHEFDIERYREGGAGIPVRLSHAYLAGPSAYLELASEDSDAVIEAEVPEHLYRELALRDGDILLARPRRARVFAVQA
- the cysW gene encoding sulfate ABC transporter permease subunit CysW, which gives rise to MSFADRPAHLTEPRWVRGILLFLALGFLALFLLVPLAAVFYEAFRKGWALYLEAIVEPDALAAIRLTLLVAAIALPVNLVFGVAAAWAITKFQFRGKQFLITLIDLPFSVSPVVAGLVFVLLFGTQGWFGGWLQDHDFKIVYAVPGIILASLFVTFPFVARELIPLMQAQGSEEEQAALTLGASGWQIFWRVTLPNIKWGLLYGAILCNARAMGEFGAVSVVSGQIRGLTNTMTLHVEILYNEYQYSAAFAVASLLALLALVTLVAKNVVEWRNARYLKAAELPVEYPGPAVAIKPAVA
- the cysT gene encoding sulfate ABC transporter permease subunit CysT, whose translation is MTSASIPTAKGAQAPFAVRRNSPGVLPGFGISMGYAVLYLSVLVLIPLAALPIKSASLGWQGFWDAVTAPRVLASYQLTFGASLLAALVNLVFGTIVAWVLVRYRFPGKKILDALVDLPFALPTAVAGIALTALYAEKGWLGAPLANWFGLKVAFTPLGIVIALIFIGVPFVVRTVQPVLEDVEREIEEAAASLGADRWQTIRRVLLPTILPALMTGFALAFARAVGEYGSVVFIAGNMPMVSEITPLLIIAKLEQFDYAGAAAIATVMLVLSFVLLLIINLLQGWQARRGLGRQA
- a CDS encoding sulfate ABC transporter substrate-binding protein; this translates as MSFRKAGWLAALAAVTMSLAAIAPAQAQQKQTLLNVSYDPTRELYRAIDDAFIKQYKEKAGVDLTIRQSHGGSGRQARSVIDGLEADVVTLALAYDIDAIADRGLLPENWQARLPQNSSPYTSTIVFLVRKGNPKHIKDWDDLVKDGVQVITPNPKTSGGARWNYLAAWAYALEKNGGSEDKARAYVGELLKHVPVLDTGARGATTTFVERGVGDVLLAWENEAFLALEELGPDKFDIVVPSLSILAEPPVAIVDKIVDKKGTRAAAQAYLEFLYTPTAQEIIAKNYYRPIDKTVAAKYESKFPKVKLVTIDDKIFGGWRKAQKDHFSDGGTFDQIYQPQKK
- a CDS encoding peroxiredoxin; amino-acid sequence: MSHLRLGDTAPDFEQESSAGPIRFHEYLGNSWGVLFSHPADFTPVCTTELGYTAKLADEFAKRNVKVLALSVDGTDSHSKWIEDINDTQSTKVNFPILADKDRKVSELYDMIHPNANATLTVRSVFIIDPNKKVRLIITYPASTGRNFNEILRVIDSLQLTDSHSVATPVNWEDGDDVIIVPSLQDEAVIKQKFPKGYKAVRPYLRITPQPNK